A genome region from Oncorhynchus gorbuscha isolate QuinsamMale2020 ecotype Even-year linkage group LG26, OgorEven_v1.0, whole genome shotgun sequence includes the following:
- the LOC124015330 gene encoding importin subunit beta-1 isoform X1, producing MELITILEKTVSPDRNELEAAQKFLEQAAIENLPTFLVELSKVLANPGNTQVARVAAGLQVKNSLTSKDPDVKTRYQQRWLAIDANARREIKNFVLQTLGTETYRPSSASQCVAGIACAEIPVTQWPELIPQLVANVTDPSSTEHMKESTLEAIGYICQDIDPEQLQDNANQILTAIIQGMRKEEPSNNVKLAATNALLNSLEFTKANFDKETERHFIMQVVCEATQCPDTRVSIVRVAALQNLVKIMSLYYQYMETYMGPALFAITIEAMKSDIDEVALQGIEFWSNVCDEEMDLAIEATEASEQGRPPEHTSKFYAKGALQYLVPILTQTLTKQDENDDDDDWNPCKAAGVCLMLLATCCEDDVVPHVLPFIKEHIKHPDWRYRDASVMAFGSILEGPELNQLKPLVIQAMPTLIELMKDPSVVVRDTTAWTVGRICELLPEAAINEVYLAPLLQCLIEGLGAEPRVASNVCWAFSSLAEAAYEATDAAEDQEEPATYCLSSSFELIVQKLLETTDRPDGHQNNLRSAAYEALMEIVKNSAKDCYPAVQKTTLVIMERLQQVLQMESHIQSTSDRIQFNDLQSLLCATLQNVLRKVQHQDALQISDVVMASLLRMFQNTAGSGGVQEDALMAVSTLVEVLGADFQKYMDAFKPFLGIGLKNYAEYQVCLAAVGLVCDLCRALMSNILPYCDEIMQLLLENLGNENVHRSVKPQILSAFGDIALAIGGEFKKYLEIVLDTLQQASQAQVDKTDYDMVDYLNELREGCLEAYTGIIQGLKGDQENVHPDVMLVQPRVEFILSFIHHIAEDEDHSDGVVANAAGLIGDLCTAFGKDVMKLVELRPLINDLLTEGRRSKTTKTKTLATWATKELRKLKSQA from the exons ATCGAAATGAACTGGAGGCGGCACAGAAGTTTCTGGAGCAGGCGGCAATTGAGAATTTG CCCACGTTCCTGGTGGAGCTCTCAAAGGTGCTCGCCAACCCTGGCAATACCCAGGTGGCTCGCGTGGCCGCAGGGTTGCAGGTGAAGAACTCACTCACCTCCAAAGACCCGGACGTGAAGACACGCTACCAGCAGAGATGGCTTGCCATCGACGCCAACGCCCGGAGGGAGATCAAGAACTTT GTTCTGCAGACCCTCGGCACGGAGACTTACCGGCCCAGCTCGGCCTCCCAGTGTGTGGCTGGCATCGCCTGCGCAGAAATCCCCGTCACCCAGTGGCCCGAGCTCATTCCCCAGCTGGTGGCCAACGTGACGGACCCCAGCAGCACTGAGCACATGAAGGAGTCCACCCTGGAGGCCATTGGATACATCTGCCAGGACATA GACCCTGAGCAGCTGCAGGACAACGCCAACCAGATCCTGACAGCCATCATCCAGGGCATGAGGAAGGAGGAGCCCAGCAACAACGTCAAGCTGGCTGCCACCAACGCGCTGCTCAACTCACTGGAGTTCACCAAAGCCAACTTCGACAAagag ACGGAGAGGCACTTTATCATGCAGGTCGTCTGCGAGGCCACGCAGTGCCCAGACACCAGAGTGAGTATC GTACGAGTGGCTGCCTTACAGAACTTGGTGAAGATAATGTCTTTGTATTATCAGTACATGGAAACGTACATGGGTCCGGCACTGTTTGCG ATCACAATAGAAGCCATGAAAAGTGACATTGATGAAGTTGCCTTACAAGGAATCGAGTTCTGGTCGAACGTGTGCGACGAGGAGATGGATTTGGCCATTGAAGCGACTGAG gcaTCGGAGCAGGGCCGGCCCCCGGAGCACACCAGCAAGTTCTATGCCAAAGGAGCCTTGCAATACCTGGTGCCCATCCTCACCCAGACACTCACCAAACAG GACGAgaacgacgacgatgacgactgGAACCCGTGCAAGGCGGCGGGCGTGTGCCTGATGCTGCTGGCCACGTGCTGCGAGGATGATGTGGTGCCTCACGTGCTGCCCTTCATCAAGGAGCACATCAAGCACCCCGACTGGCGCTACCGCGACGCCTCGGTCATGGCCTTCGGCTCCATCCTGGAGGGGCCCGAGCTCAACCAGCTCAAACCCCTCGTCATTCAG GCAATGCCCACGCTGATTGAGCTGATGAAGGACCCCAGCGTTGTGGTGAGGGACACTACGGCCTGGACAGTGGGCAGGATCTGTGAGCTGCTGCCGGAGGCGGCCATCAACGAGGTGTACCTGGCCCCTCTTCTGCAGTGCCTCATCGAGGGCCTGGGGGCCGAGCCGCGCGTCGCATCCAACGTCTGCTGG GCCTTCTCCAGCCTGGCGGAAGCCGCGTACGAAGCCACAGATGCAGCGGAGGACCAGGAGGAGCCTGCCACGtactgcctctcctcctccttcgaGCTCATCGTCCAGAAACTATTAGAAACTACAGACAG GCCGGACGGTCACCAGAACAACCTGCGTAGTGCGGCCTACGAGGCCCTGATGGAGATTGTGAAGAACAGCGCCAAGGACTGCTACCCAGCCGTGCAGAAGACCACCCTGGTCATCATGGAACGCCTGCAGCAGGTCCTGCAGATGGAG TCTCACATCCAGAGCACGTCGGACAGAATTCAGTTCAACGACCTCCAGTCTCTACTGTGTGCCACCCTGCAG AATGTGCTGAGGAAGGTGCAGCACCAGGATGCGTTGCAGATCTCAGACGTGGTGATGGCCTCCCTGCTCAGAATGTTCCAGAACACCGCCGGCTCCGGGGGCGTACAGGAGGATGCGCTCATGGCCGTCTCAACCTTGGTGGAAG TTTTGGGCGCTGACTTCCAGAAATACATGGATGCCTTTAAACCCTTCCTGGGAATTGGACTGAAGAATTATGCAGAATATCAA GTGTGTCTGGCCGCGGTGGGCCTGGTGTGTGACCTGTGCCGAGCCCTAATGTCCAACATCCTGCCTTACTGCGACGAGATCATGCAGCTCCTGCTGGAGAACCTGGGG AATGAGAATGTGCACCGGTCGGTGAAGCCCCAGATCCTGTCAGCGTTCGGAGACATTGCCCTGGCCATCGGAGGAGAGTTCAAGAAGTACCTGGAGATCGTCCTGGACACCCTGCAGCAGGCGTCGCAGGCACAAGTCGACAAG ACGGACTATGACATGGTGGACTATCTGAACGAGCTGCGGGAGGGCTGTCTGGAGGCCTACACTGGCATCATCCAGGGCCTGAAGGGGGACCAGGAGAACGTGCATC CTGACGTGATGCTGGTGCAGCCCAGAGTGGAGTTCATCCTGTCCTTCATCCATCACATCGCTGAAGACGAGGACCACTCTGACGGCGTGGTGGCAAACGCCGCCGGACTTATAGG aGACCTGTGCACGGCCTTTGGGAAGGACGTGATGAAGCTGGTGGAGCTGCGGCCCCTCATCAACGACCTGCTGACGGAGGGCCGGAGGTCCAAGACCACCAAGACCAAGACACTGGCCACCTGGGCCACCAAGGAGCTGCGCAAGCTCAAGAGCCAGGCCTG A
- the LOC124015330 gene encoding importin subunit beta-1 isoform X2: MELITILEKTVSPDRNELEAAQKFLEQAAIENLPTFLVELSKVLANPGNTQVARVAAGLQVKNSLTSKDPDVKTRYQQRWLAIDANARREIKNFVLQTLGTETYRPSSASQCVAGIACAEIPVTQWPELIPQLVANVTDPSSTEHMKESTLEAIGYICQDIDPEQLQDNANQILTAIIQGMRKEEPSNNVKLAATNALLNSLEFTKANFDKETERHFIMQVVCEATQCPDTRVRVAALQNLVKIMSLYYQYMETYMGPALFAITIEAMKSDIDEVALQGIEFWSNVCDEEMDLAIEATEASEQGRPPEHTSKFYAKGALQYLVPILTQTLTKQDENDDDDDWNPCKAAGVCLMLLATCCEDDVVPHVLPFIKEHIKHPDWRYRDASVMAFGSILEGPELNQLKPLVIQAMPTLIELMKDPSVVVRDTTAWTVGRICELLPEAAINEVYLAPLLQCLIEGLGAEPRVASNVCWAFSSLAEAAYEATDAAEDQEEPATYCLSSSFELIVQKLLETTDRPDGHQNNLRSAAYEALMEIVKNSAKDCYPAVQKTTLVIMERLQQVLQMESHIQSTSDRIQFNDLQSLLCATLQNVLRKVQHQDALQISDVVMASLLRMFQNTAGSGGVQEDALMAVSTLVEVLGADFQKYMDAFKPFLGIGLKNYAEYQVCLAAVGLVCDLCRALMSNILPYCDEIMQLLLENLGNENVHRSVKPQILSAFGDIALAIGGEFKKYLEIVLDTLQQASQAQVDKTDYDMVDYLNELREGCLEAYTGIIQGLKGDQENVHPDVMLVQPRVEFILSFIHHIAEDEDHSDGVVANAAGLIGDLCTAFGKDVMKLVELRPLINDLLTEGRRSKTTKTKTLATWATKELRKLKSQA; the protein is encoded by the exons ATCGAAATGAACTGGAGGCGGCACAGAAGTTTCTGGAGCAGGCGGCAATTGAGAATTTG CCCACGTTCCTGGTGGAGCTCTCAAAGGTGCTCGCCAACCCTGGCAATACCCAGGTGGCTCGCGTGGCCGCAGGGTTGCAGGTGAAGAACTCACTCACCTCCAAAGACCCGGACGTGAAGACACGCTACCAGCAGAGATGGCTTGCCATCGACGCCAACGCCCGGAGGGAGATCAAGAACTTT GTTCTGCAGACCCTCGGCACGGAGACTTACCGGCCCAGCTCGGCCTCCCAGTGTGTGGCTGGCATCGCCTGCGCAGAAATCCCCGTCACCCAGTGGCCCGAGCTCATTCCCCAGCTGGTGGCCAACGTGACGGACCCCAGCAGCACTGAGCACATGAAGGAGTCCACCCTGGAGGCCATTGGATACATCTGCCAGGACATA GACCCTGAGCAGCTGCAGGACAACGCCAACCAGATCCTGACAGCCATCATCCAGGGCATGAGGAAGGAGGAGCCCAGCAACAACGTCAAGCTGGCTGCCACCAACGCGCTGCTCAACTCACTGGAGTTCACCAAAGCCAACTTCGACAAagag ACGGAGAGGCACTTTATCATGCAGGTCGTCTGCGAGGCCACGCAGTGCCCAGACACCAGA GTACGAGTGGCTGCCTTACAGAACTTGGTGAAGATAATGTCTTTGTATTATCAGTACATGGAAACGTACATGGGTCCGGCACTGTTTGCG ATCACAATAGAAGCCATGAAAAGTGACATTGATGAAGTTGCCTTACAAGGAATCGAGTTCTGGTCGAACGTGTGCGACGAGGAGATGGATTTGGCCATTGAAGCGACTGAG gcaTCGGAGCAGGGCCGGCCCCCGGAGCACACCAGCAAGTTCTATGCCAAAGGAGCCTTGCAATACCTGGTGCCCATCCTCACCCAGACACTCACCAAACAG GACGAgaacgacgacgatgacgactgGAACCCGTGCAAGGCGGCGGGCGTGTGCCTGATGCTGCTGGCCACGTGCTGCGAGGATGATGTGGTGCCTCACGTGCTGCCCTTCATCAAGGAGCACATCAAGCACCCCGACTGGCGCTACCGCGACGCCTCGGTCATGGCCTTCGGCTCCATCCTGGAGGGGCCCGAGCTCAACCAGCTCAAACCCCTCGTCATTCAG GCAATGCCCACGCTGATTGAGCTGATGAAGGACCCCAGCGTTGTGGTGAGGGACACTACGGCCTGGACAGTGGGCAGGATCTGTGAGCTGCTGCCGGAGGCGGCCATCAACGAGGTGTACCTGGCCCCTCTTCTGCAGTGCCTCATCGAGGGCCTGGGGGCCGAGCCGCGCGTCGCATCCAACGTCTGCTGG GCCTTCTCCAGCCTGGCGGAAGCCGCGTACGAAGCCACAGATGCAGCGGAGGACCAGGAGGAGCCTGCCACGtactgcctctcctcctccttcgaGCTCATCGTCCAGAAACTATTAGAAACTACAGACAG GCCGGACGGTCACCAGAACAACCTGCGTAGTGCGGCCTACGAGGCCCTGATGGAGATTGTGAAGAACAGCGCCAAGGACTGCTACCCAGCCGTGCAGAAGACCACCCTGGTCATCATGGAACGCCTGCAGCAGGTCCTGCAGATGGAG TCTCACATCCAGAGCACGTCGGACAGAATTCAGTTCAACGACCTCCAGTCTCTACTGTGTGCCACCCTGCAG AATGTGCTGAGGAAGGTGCAGCACCAGGATGCGTTGCAGATCTCAGACGTGGTGATGGCCTCCCTGCTCAGAATGTTCCAGAACACCGCCGGCTCCGGGGGCGTACAGGAGGATGCGCTCATGGCCGTCTCAACCTTGGTGGAAG TTTTGGGCGCTGACTTCCAGAAATACATGGATGCCTTTAAACCCTTCCTGGGAATTGGACTGAAGAATTATGCAGAATATCAA GTGTGTCTGGCCGCGGTGGGCCTGGTGTGTGACCTGTGCCGAGCCCTAATGTCCAACATCCTGCCTTACTGCGACGAGATCATGCAGCTCCTGCTGGAGAACCTGGGG AATGAGAATGTGCACCGGTCGGTGAAGCCCCAGATCCTGTCAGCGTTCGGAGACATTGCCCTGGCCATCGGAGGAGAGTTCAAGAAGTACCTGGAGATCGTCCTGGACACCCTGCAGCAGGCGTCGCAGGCACAAGTCGACAAG ACGGACTATGACATGGTGGACTATCTGAACGAGCTGCGGGAGGGCTGTCTGGAGGCCTACACTGGCATCATCCAGGGCCTGAAGGGGGACCAGGAGAACGTGCATC CTGACGTGATGCTGGTGCAGCCCAGAGTGGAGTTCATCCTGTCCTTCATCCATCACATCGCTGAAGACGAGGACCACTCTGACGGCGTGGTGGCAAACGCCGCCGGACTTATAGG aGACCTGTGCACGGCCTTTGGGAAGGACGTGATGAAGCTGGTGGAGCTGCGGCCCCTCATCAACGACCTGCTGACGGAGGGCCGGAGGTCCAAGACCACCAAGACCAAGACACTGGCCACCTGGGCCACCAAGGAGCTGCGCAAGCTCAAGAGCCAGGCCTG A